The Benincasa hispida cultivar B227 chromosome 11, ASM972705v1, whole genome shotgun sequence genome has a segment encoding these proteins:
- the LOC120090365 gene encoding delta(12)-fatty-acid desaturase FAD2: MGAGGRMSSPSSLKKSDSDHLKRVPSTKPPFTLGELKKAIPPHCFQRSVLRSFSYVVYDLTLASIFYYIATTYFQNLPSLLFYPAWAVYWAAQGCVLTGVWVIAHECGHHAFSDYQWLDDTVGLILHSFLMVPYFSWKYSHRRHHSNTGSLERDEVFVPKQKSAMKWYSTYLNNPLGRVLVLTIQLVLGWPLYLAFNVSGRPYDRFACHYDPYGPIYSDRERLQIFISDAGLLAIAYGLYRLVLAKGFAWVVCVYGVPLLIVNGFLVLITYLQHTHPALPHYDSSEWDWLRGALATVDRDYGILNKVFHNITDTHVAHHLVSTMPHYHAMEATKAIKPILGQYYHFDGTPVVKAMWREAKECIYVEPDEGDKRGVFWYKNKL; encoded by the coding sequence ATGGGTGCTGGAGGTCGAATGTCCTCTCCTTCGTCCCTCAAGAAGTCAGATTCTGACCACTTGAAGCGAGTACCATCCACAAAACCCCCATTCACCCTTGGTGAGCTCAAAAAAGCCATTCCCCCACATTGCTTTCAACGGTCAGTCCTTCGTTCATTCTCCTATGTCGTTTATGACCTTACACTAGCCTCTATCTTCTATTACATTGCAACCACCTATTTCCAAAACCTTCCTAGCCTCTTATTTTATCCAGCCTGGGCTGTGTACTGGGCTGCCCAAGGCTGTGTCCTGACTGGCGTATGGGTCATTGCTCACGAGTGTGGCCACCACGCCTTCAGTGATTACCAGTGGCTCGATGATACTGTTGGCCTAATCCTCCACTCTTTCCTCATGGTCCCCTACTTCTCTTGGAAGTATAGCCACCGTCGACATCATTCCAACACTGGTTCTCTCGAGCGAGATGAAGTCTTTGTCCCTAAACAGAAATCTGCCATGAAATGGTACTCCACATACCTCAACAACCCACTTGGCCGAGTCCTCGTTCTCACCATCCAACTGGTCTTAGGCTGGCCTCTTTACTTGGCCTTCAATGTTTCCGGCCGTCCCTATGACCGTTTTGCCTGCCACTATGACCCGTACGGTCCCATCTACTCTGACCGCGAGCGGTTGCAGATATTCATTTCCGATGCTGGGCTGCTAGCCATCGCCTACGGGCTCTACCGCCTTGTTCTAGCCAAAGGCTTTGCCTGGGTGGTCTGTGTTTACGGAGTGCCACTGCTAATTGTAAACGGATTCCTTGTCCTGATCACATACCTTCAACACACTCACCCGGCATTGCCACATTACGATTCCTCAGAATGGGACTGGCTAAGAGGCGCATTGGCAACAGTAGACAGAGACTATGGCATCTTgaacaaggtttttcacaacaTCACTGACACTCATGTGGCTCATCACTTGGTCTCCACAATGCCACATTACCACGCCATGGAAGCAACCAAGGCAATCAAGCCAATTTTGGGTCAGTACTATCACTTTGATGGGACTCCAGTTGTAAAAGCAATGTGGAGAGAGGCAAAAGAGTGCATCTACGTGGAGCCTGATGAAGGTGACAAGAGAGGCGTTTTCTGGTATAAAAACAAGTTATAA